In the Archocentrus centrarchus isolate MPI-CPG fArcCen1 chromosome 19, fArcCen1, whole genome shotgun sequence genome, CATGAATCCTTTGTCCTGTTCTTTTATTTTAGGGTTTGCTCCACTCCTTCACCTGTAAGAGCTCAACTCTGAACGCCTCCGCTCCCTCGCAAACGTTTGTGCCATGCAGGAGGTGTAaaccctcctccttctctttctctgcgAGCCGCTGGAGGAAAcccaaaagagagaaaagaaaacccAGACTCTAACAAGTCGCAATGTCAGACCCTGACCCCTCCTCACCAGCAGACCCCCCTCTGCCCCTCACTTCCCCACGCACTCCCCTGCAGCTCTCCTTCCCCTTCCTGAGGGAGGGCAGCCGGGTTTGGGAGAAGGAGAGGAAACCACCACAGCCTGGAGAGCTGCCCAGCCCACTGCCTACTAAACGCACCCGCACATACTCAGCGTGAGTAcaaacagcactttttttttaatgaatgatttTGCAAAATTATTCTGCAAATGATTTATAATGCACTGtccctttctctctttgtttctgtctctttctctgcagGACAGTGCGAGCGAAATCAGGTCCTGTATTTAAAGGGGTGTGCAAAAACTTCTCCAGGTCTCAGGGTCACGGATTCATACGGCCTTCTCACGGAGGAGAGGACATCTTTGTCCACATCTCTGAGTGAGTGACCTCACTGAGAAGTTTTGTTTGAATGTATGAAGAATTTAGCTGTTCAACT is a window encoding:
- the csdc2a gene encoding cold shock domain-containing protein C2a: MSDPDPSSPADPPLPLTSPRTPLQLSFPFLREGSRVWEKERKPPQPGELPSPLPTKRTRTYSATVRAKSGPVFKGVCKNFSRSQGHGFIRPSHGGEDIFVHISDIEGEYVPMEGDEVTYKVCPIPPKNQKIQAVEVMITHLNPGTKHETWSGQIISS